A single window of Hemibagrus wyckioides isolate EC202008001 linkage group LG28, SWU_Hwy_1.0, whole genome shotgun sequence DNA harbors:
- the epd gene encoding ependymin: MRTVELFCVAFLCLCPMAWASAGREPCRSPPKTSGKLCVSTTKEDTIAWGEFKFDSSHKQLHFVEDTSKSNKTSHLDVIIRFEEGVMYKLDRKNESCKKQSLPCHKHPMEVPADATHVEELYMGSPDKHEQGLRVRMWSGNMTDHDSHHSQDHYSMMTTSCGCITVSCTYHSEKNDLIFSFFNVETEIDNLDVFHPPDYCEGVDLEDAPDDHSFFDLFHD; the protein is encoded by the exons ATGCGCACTGTCGAGCTGTTCTGCGTGGCTTTCCTGTGCCTCTGCCCCATGGCCTGGGCCTCCGCCGGCCGCGAGCCGTGCC GATCACCACCTAAGACCAGCGGCAAGCTCTGTGTG AGTACCACCAAGGAGGATACTATCGCATGGGGGGAATTCAAGTTTGATTCGTCTCATAAGCAGCTTCACTTTGTGGAGGACACGAGCAAATCGAACAAAACCTCTCACCTGGATGTGATTATACGCTTTGAGGAG GGTGTGATGTACAAGTTGGACCGCAAGAACGAGAGCTGTAAGAAGCAGTCCCTGCCGTGCCACAAGCACCCGATGGAGGTTCCGGCCGATGCCACACATGTAGAAGAGCTGTACATGGGAAGCCCTGATAAACATGAGCAGGGCCTCAGAGTACGCATGTGGTCCGGAAATATGACCGATCACGACTCGCATCACTCACAGG ACCACTACTCGATGATGACTACTTCCTGCGGTTGCATTACCGTCTCCTGCACCTACCACAGTGAGAAGAATGATCTCATCTTTAG TTTCTTCAACGTCGAGACGGAGATCGACAACCTGGACGTGTTTCACCCTCCTGATTACTGTGAAGGTGTGGATTTAGAGGATGCGCCTGATGACCACAGCTTCTTTGACCTCTTCCACGACTGA
- the LOC131348298 gene encoding uncharacterized protein LOC131348298: MAGCRTALWICLLATVYQRCSSSLSSFSNSLSLTRTVRSHVQQLLLRYKEEQLGNIHFDDKRIALNTLPSVTINYRTWLQMEDAERLYRASRDLQLFWSHLESQRQKLQGSSEQVGDSEMRRRNKRGRPLRSLSQSILGIQLDLRDLMRQVNSQLNRMTTLKKKDVYTHTPPTPSTTFSTSVSSSSSSSISTISPPGSTRSVLDLILSSTLRSTDVRSAPQPEEDEPSPTTVQQRSDSSQWVSAVEGYVILRDLERYLCRLVRDYTLLRAKS; encoded by the exons atggcAGGTTGCAGGACAGCTCTGTGGATTTGTCTCTTAGCAACGGTGTACCAGAGATGCTCCTCGTCTCTCAGTAGTTTCTCCAACTCCCTCAGTTTGACACGTACTGTCCGCTCCCACGTCCAGCAGCTCCTACTGAGATAC aAAGAAGAACAATTAGGAAATATACACTTTGATGACAAGAGGATTGCATTAAACACACTACCATCAGTCACCATAAACTATCGGACCTGGCTTcagatggag gatgctGAGCGCTTGTACCGTGCTTCTCGTGACCTTCAGCTGTTCTGGTCTCACCTGGAGAGTCAGCGTCAGAAACTGCAGGGAAGCAGCGAACAAGTTGGAGATAgcgagatgaggaggaggaacaaGCGAGGAAGACCACTTCGGTCCTTGTCCCAGAGCATTCTGGGAATCCAGCTGGACCTCCGGGACCTCATGAGACAAGTGAACTCtcag CTAAACAGAATGACCACATTAAAGAAGAAggatgtctacacacacacacctccaactccaTCCACCACCTTCTCCACCTCTGTTTCATCCTCGTCCTCCAGCTCGATCTCCACCATCTCTCCGCCTGGCTCCACTCGCTCAGTTCTGGACCTCATCCTGTCCTCCACGCTCCGCAGCACAGACGTCCGGTCGGCCCCTCAGCCCGAAGAGGACGAGCCTTCCCCGACCACGGTGCAGCAGAGGTCCGACTCGTCTCAGTGGGTGTCGGCTGTGGAGGGCTACGTCATCCTTCGTGACCTGGAGCGATACCTGTGCAGGCTCGTGAGGGATTATACACTGCTGAGGGCTAAATCCTGA